The window TGGACGTTGCAGTGGCCGCGGAAGATGTTGGCGCCGGTACCGTTCGAGCCGACATTGCCGGTCGCCAACAGGAGGGTGCAGATGGCGCGGACGTTCGCCGTGCCGACAGAGTGCTGGGTCACGCCCATGCACCAGACGAAGGTCGCCGGCTTCACCGTCGCGAAGGTCTGGGCGACACGCTTCAGCTGTTCGCCCGGAATGCCGGTGATGTCCTCGACCGTCTTGGGATCGTATTTCGCGACCTCCTTGCGGACGTCGTCCATGCCGTGGACACGCGCGGCGATGAAGGCCTTGTCCTCCCAGCCGTTGTGGAAGATGTGCCACATCAGGCCCCAGATCACCGCAATGTCCGTGCCGGAGCGGAAGCGGACATAGTCGGTCGCGTGCGCCGCGGTGCGGGTCAGGCGTGGGTCGAAGACGATGACGTTGGCGCGCTGCTGCTCCTTGCCGGTCAGGATGTGCTGCATCGAGACCGGGTGCGCCTCGGCCGCGTTCGAGCCCATGAAGATCACGGTCTTCGAGTTGCGGATGTCGTTGTAGGAATTGGTCATGGCGCCGTAGCCCCAGACGTTCGCGACACCCGCGACCGTCGTCGAGTGGCAGATGCGCGCCTGGTGGTCGACGTTGTTGGTGCCCCAGAAGGCCGCGAACTTGCGGAACAGGTAAGAGCCTTCGTTGGAGAACTTGGCCGAGCCCAGCAGATAGACGGAATCGGCGCCCGACTTGGCGCGGATCTCCATCATCTTGTCGCCGATCTCGCTGACCGCCTGGTCCCAGGACAGGCGCTGCCACTGCCCGTCGACCAGCTTCATCGGGTATTTGATGCGCCGATCGCCATGGACGAGCTCGCGCACCGAGGCGCCCTTGGCGCAATGGCTGCCGCGGTTGATCGGGCTTTCCCAGGCGGGCTCCTGGCCGACCCAGACCCCATTGGCGACCTCGGCGCGGACGGTGCAGCCGACCGAGCAGTGCGTGCAAATGTTCTTGACGACCTTGGTCCCGGTCGCCGGGCCGTAATCGGCAGCTTCGGCCTTGCGGACGGAACCGATCTGCAGGGCGCCGGCAGCCGCGACGCCACCAGCGACGAGGCCGGAACGGCGCAGGAAGGAGCGGCGGTCCATCACGCCGGAGGCAAGGCCCCCGAGGGCGCTCTGCAGGCGGCCGCGCTGGACGTCGGCGGATTTGCGCTTGATCAGCATGACGCCGGCCTCCTCAATAACGGTTGACGCGGTAGAAGTCTTTGACGTGCTCGCTCTCGCGATAGCGCGCCTTCGTCTCCTCCTTGCCGGGATCGACGGCGGCGGCAGGCGTGACCGCGACGGGGGCGACGGCTGCGGTCGCGCCGGCGCCGAGCGCCTTGAAGAAGTTGCGGCGGTCGAGCCCCGCATCCTTGTTCTTTTGCGACATCGTCGTCTCCTCCGTGCCGTAAGTCATGCGGGCAGGCTCGCGGCCTGCGTCTCGATCGAAAGGTAGAGGCTGCCGACCCGGCCAACGGCGCGGTAGAAGCGCGCTGCCGGAGTGGTTTCGAGATCGGCGAAGAAGCGGTCGGCCCAGGGCCGGATATGGCGCGCGAAGAATGAGGCCTCGTCGACCCCCTCACCCGAGACCTCGCCGCGGATCAGCTTGGCCTGGATGTCCATCAGCACGGCGACATGGTCCTCGGGCTCGCCGACGCGCTCGGCGCGGGCGAGGCCGAGCTTGCCCATGTCCTCGCGCACCAGAGCGAGCGGGCGCTCATGCAGGAAGCCGGTGAGGTAATAGGAGGCGTAGGGCAGGAGCTCGCCACGGCCGACGCCGATGAAGAGCTGGAAGAACTCGTCGCGAACCTGTTCGGGGCTCGCCTCCGCGGCCGCCTCCGCCAGCGCCAGATGAGCCATGCCAAGCGGCGAGGCATCACCGCGCAGACCTTGCAGGGCAGTCAGGGTCTCAATCGTCGGGGCGCGCCAGAGCAGCGCGCCGATCAGTTCGAATTCGTCGGCGCGGGCGGCATCGATCTCGTCGATCTCGGCGGCAGCAGGCGAAACGATCGGTTCGTGCGGATAGAGGTCGGGCCTGAGTTCGCTGCGCGAAATCCCGGTGAGAGTCTCGACGGAGAGTACGCGATCGGCCGGGACGCGCTTCCAGCTGGAAATCGCCGGCTGCGAGACGCCGACCGCCCGCGCCAGCGCACGTACGCCGCCGGCCGCTCCGATCGCCCGCTCCAGAGCCTGGTCTCGCATAAACGAAGGCGTCTCCAATCCCGCACCGGCACGTTCGGACGTGCTGGTACACGCGGTGATAATGAGACCTTATCGCTCTAGATTGCAATTGTTCTCAACTGAAACTCAGAGCGGTGTCGCACCACCGCCGCGTCGCCTGGCCCGCTGCTGGGACGGCGGAATTTCGGGCGTTTTTTGCACTGCAACAGAATTGCCACCTGAAGAACCACCTGTTTCAGCAGCATTTTCAGCAGATTTTCGGGAAACACCCCCATCGCTCAGCCGCACCGGCTGGAGATCATCAGCCGTCGATGCCAAACCCTGCTGCGGCGCAGCAGAATCGGACCTGATCTCGTCATTAGACGAAGGTTGAACAACTGCGACGTCATTACGCACCGCTTCGCCTTGCTCGGCGGCGGGTTCCGGCGGCTTGCCGAAGATACTGGACAGCATCTCCTCGACATTATCCGACTCGCTGAGTGGCCCGTAGCCTGGCGCGCCACCCGGCGTATTCCAGTCGAGGGCGTAGTCGCGGGCCGGGTCGAGATAGCTGGAAATCATCGGATCGCTCTCCCAGGCGCGCCGCAGCGCCTTGAGCTTCCACTCCTCCGGCACGTTCTGCTTCAGCCAGTGCGCGAGGTCGAAATCCTTGTCGATCAGGTCGAGCGAGGGTGGCTCGACCATCTCGGGTTCAGGGGCAGGCGCGGCAGTTTCCGAAACAGGCTCGGTGGTGATCGGTGTCGGCTCGGCAGCCGGCGGAGCTGGTTGCTGAGCCTCTTTCTTGCGGCGTGCCCAGCGCCCCAGGAAGCCCTCCTCACGATCCTCGTCGTCGGGGCGCGACATCAGTCCTCTCCGCGCTCGATGCCCGGGCGCGGCCGCAATCCGCCCTTGCGCGGATCGTGCTCGGTGCGCTTGCGCTTGATGAACTCGCGCTCGACATGATGCGCCTCGAAGAAGGCTAGCACGGCCTCAGCAATCGCGGCCGGCATCGGCACGGCCTCGACGATGTCGTCGACATTCTCCAGGAAGACCTCGCCCTCGGAGGGGTCGGCAGTGACGCCGACCAGCTCCAGCGCCGGCTCGATCCCGGTCGGCCTGACGGCGACCCAGAGCCTAGCCTGGCCCGTCGCGAAATTCTCGCGAAAATGAGCGGTGTCGACCGAGTGCAGCGTCAGCACGGCCGAGCCGAGATAGAACTGCTCACGTTTGTCATCGCCGGCCAGCCGGCTCCAGGGCGCGAGCGGCGGCGGCTCGGGCAGCACCGCGATCGGCGCCCAGACGTGATCGGCCCAGGGCGAATCGAGCTTGCGCCGCTCGACCACGACACCGACCTCGTGATGCTGCTGCATGGCCTCGTCCTCAGTTCGCCATCTCGTGCACCGCGAGCGGCAGGCCGGCCACCAGGTTCTGCGGCTTCATCCGGACGATCCGGTCGCCGTCCATCGCCAGCATCAGATAGATAGGCGCTCCCTTGGCCGCTGGCAGCACCGGCACCTCCGGCGGCAGCGTCAGTCGATAGAGCGCGATCAGGCGCGAGGCCTTGTCTTCATCGAGCGTCTCGCCCTTCCAGAGCGCATTGCCGATCGCGGTTGCCTGCGCATCGAGGCCGACGAACCAGCGCCAATTGGCGTCGAGGACATTCTCGACGGCTTCGATCTCAACCGAAAAGCCATGAACCTGCCCGATCCAGTGCGCGATCGCCTTGCCAAGCGCGGCGCGACCGGAGGGCTTGCCGCCGAGATCGAGCACCATGTCGAAGGCGTCCGAACGCTGCCAGTAGCGATCAGCATCGGCCTTTTTGAGGATGTCGAGCGAAGTCACCGCAGGTCCGCCCAGCATGGCGAGCAGCGGCGAGGCGTGCCGGTCGGTCTCATGCCCCTCGATCATCTCGGCATCGGCGAGCAGGATCGTATTCTCGTGGAGGGTGGCCCGCTGCGGCCGGAACAGGCATTCGGCGGCGCGCACCACGAAGGGATCGCTCTCCTCGTCGAGCGCCGCGCGCAGGATGACGTGGACGAGTTGGTCGAGGAACACGGGCGGGATGCCCGTGACGCCGCCACGGATGATCCCGGCATAGGCGGCCTGTAAGGTCGGCGCCACCAGCAGCCGCTCGCGCCAGCCGAGCAGAAAGCGCCAGTTCTCGCGCGCATCGGCATCGGCGATGGCGGCGATCTCGCGCTCCGCGACCTCGGCCTGCGGCTCCGCCATCAGCCGGGCATGCAGCGCCCGCTCGGCCGCGCAGGCCTCCTCCGGCGGCAGCACTTCCGGCCGCGCCAGATAGGCCTTCAGGAAATCATCGGTGACGACGAGCCCGCCACCCTCCTCGCGGTCGAGCAGGAGATGGCCGGAGCTCGCCCAGAAATGGGTCATCGCGGCGCGCCCTTCATCAGCTGCATCAGGTCGACCTGCTCCTGCGGCTCGTCTTCGCCATCGGTCTCGACGAACTCGAAGGCGCGGAAAACATCCTTCGGCATGTCGCCGCGCGGCATCAAGGTCCGGAAGCGCTCGCGGATCTCGCCCTCCTCCAGCGTGCGGTGCAAAGCGAGCAGCGTCTGCGCCGGATGATCGCAGAGCGAGGCGGCAAACGCGATCTCTTCTTCGGCAGCAGCCCGCGCCGTATCGAGGTCGGGTGCGCCGAGCTTGTCGACGAGTTGCGTCGCAAGCTGGGCAACGGCTTCCTCGCGTTCCTCCACCGTCACGTCGGTGACGACCGCGAGCGTGCTCCAGCCGAAGCTGTCGATGCCGAGGAAGCCGGAGCGGAAGGCAACGCGCCCCTTGGTGTCGAGTTCGGAGACGCTCTCGGGCGTGAACAGGAAAGAGCCGCTGACGAGCCATTCGCCCGGCTCAGCCGCCTTGCGGAAGACGAAGCCATCCGACGGGTCGAGCCGGATGGCGCGCGGGAGCTTGAGGGCGCTCACAGCTTCGGCGCTCCGCTGTCGCGGTCGAGCCAGTCGACCTTCGCCAGCGCCTCGGTGAGGCTCCGGCGCTCGATGCCGAACTGCGAGGTCGCGATCAGATCACCGTTCGGCTCGATGCCGTGGCGCACGCCCACGACCTTCTCCAGTCGGTCGAGCCAGCGCCTCGCTGCCGCCTTGGCGCCCTCTTCCTGCCAATAGCTGACGCCGAGCATGAGATGGCGGCAGAAGGCCTCGATCAGATCGACGGCATCGACCTCCTCGAAGCCCTCCTCGGCCATGCCGACGCCGGTCTGGCCGAGCTCGAAGGGCGACATCGTCGTCGCCCGGACCATCGCGCCGAAGACGAGCCAGTCCGGTACCTGGTTCTCCGGACACTCCGCCGGCCAGCCGAGACGACCGCCGCCAATCAGGCCGAGATCATAGGTCAGCGCATCCGGCCAGCGGAACAGAAGCGGCCGCTTCGGCGGCGAATAGACGCTAAGCGCGTCGGCGAGCGCGTTCATGGCGAGGTAATGGGCGAGCCTGGCCTCGGCGAGGATGGCATCGGGCTCCAGCACCACCGCGAACTCGACGATGTCGAAACGTCGCACCCAGACCAGGGTCGCGGCGCCGGCCTCCCCCGCAATCGCCTGCGCATGGGCGAAGGCGTCGCCCGATTCGCGCAAGGTAACGAGCGAAAACCCCGGCGGCAGCACCGGCTCGCGCCTGAGATCGTCCTGCCTGATAGGCCCTGCCGCCATCGCCCACGCCTTACGTCTCATCCCAAGGGAGAGGCTTGCTTCTTTGGAGCCATTCCAATTCCATATAAGATGAGATTATCGCAAGCGCGACCAAAGACGCTGCCGCGATCATGAGGATGCCTGCCCGATGACCGATGTTGCCCGCACGCTGATGGTCTGCTCGTGCGAGGACACGATGCCGCTCGATGGCGCGGCGCTGCGGCGCGGCTGTAGCGGAGCTGAGATCAGCGAGCACCGCCACCTCTGCCGCAGCCAGGTAGAGCGCTTCCGCGCCATGCTCGGGCAGAGCGACGCAATCACCGTTGCCTGTACGCAGGAAGCACCACTCTTCGAAGAGATCGCCGCCGACCTCGACTATGCCGGCGATCTCCTCTTCACCAATATCCGCGAGGCGGCCGGCTGGTCGAACGAAGCCAAGGCCGCCGGCCCCAAGATGGCCGCCCTCCTCGCTGCCGCGAGCGAGCCTTTGCCGCCGGCCTCCTTCACCACGCTGACCAGCAAGGGCGTCGCGCTGATCTATGGCCGCGACGAGGTCGCGATCGCCCTGGCGCATCGCCTCGCCGAGCATCTCGACGTTACTGTGCTGCTGTCGCGCCCCGGCGAGATCGCGCCGCCGCGCACCGACGAATTCCCGGTGCTGAAAGGAACGATCGCGCAGGCGAACGGCTGGCTTGGCGCCTTCGAGCTCACCGTCAACGACTACGCCGCCCCTAGCCCCTCCTCGCGCGGCAAGCTCGTCTTCGAGGCGCCGCGCAATGGCGCGATCTCGCAATGCGACGTCGTGATCGACATCTCCGGCGGCACGCCGCTCTTCCCCGCTGGGGACCTCCGTGCCGGCTATCTGCGCGCCGATCCGCGCGATGCGGCCGCAGTCGAACGGCTTGCCTTCCAGGCAAGCGGGCTGGTCGGCGAGTTCGACAAGCCGGCCTATGTCGCCCTGAACGAGGGGCTTTGCGCCCATGCGCGCTCGCAGAAGACAGGCTGCACGCGCTGCCTCGAACTCTGCCCGACCGGCGCGATCACCCCGGCGGGCGATCATGTCGCGATCTCCGCCGAGATCTGCGCCGGCTGCGGCGCCTGCGCCGCCGTCTGCCCGACCGGCGCGGTGACCTATACGCTGCCGCCGGCCGATGCGCTGCTCCGCAAGCTGCGGACCCTGCTCGTCACCTATGCCGAGGCGGGCGGGCGCGAGCCGGTCGTGCTCCTGCATGACGGCGACCACGGCGAGCCCTTGATCGAAGCGCTTGCCCGCCACGGCGCCGGCCTGCCGGCACGCGTGCTTCCTTTACGCGTCAACGAGATCACGCAGATCGGGCTGGAGACCTTCGCGGCGGCACTCGCGTTCGGCGCCGCCGCCATCCGCGTGCTCGGCCGGGACAAGCCCAAGCACGACATATCCGGCCTCACGCGCAATCTCGACTACGCCAACGCGCTGGCCGGCGCGCTCGGTTATGGCGAGGCCCGCGCTACGCTGATTGAGACCGACGACCCCGATCAGCTGGCCGCCGCCCTCACGAGGGTCGCGCCCGGCACGAGTGCCGCGCAGCCCGCGCGCTTCCGGCCGATGGGCGCCGGGCGGCCGCTGCTGCGGCAGGTGATCGGCGAGATGCATGCCGTCGCGCCGGCGCCGGCCGCAGCGATCCCTATGCCGCCGCTCGCGCCCTTTGGCACGATCTATGTCGACACCGATGGCTGCACGCTCTGCCTGGCCTGCGTCTCGGCTTGCCCGGTCAGCGCGCTCGGCGACAATCCGGAACGCCCGACGCTCACCTTCCAGGAAGACCTCTGCGTGCAGTGCGGGCTCTGCGCCGCGACCTGCCCGGAGAAGGTGATCACACTGGAGCCGCGCATCGATTTCGACGCCTGGAAGGGCGGCCGCCGGATCGTCAAGCAGGAGGAGCCGTTCCACTGCATCGCCTGCGCCAAGCCCTTCGGCGTCCGCAGCACGATCGAGAAGATCGCGGCCAAGCTCGAGAACAAGCACTGGATGTTTGCCGGCGAAGGGGCCAAGCGCGCCTCGATCCTGCGCATGTGCGAGGATTGCCGGGTCGAGGCGGTGGTCAATGAGAGCTTCGACCCGCACCTCTCGCCGCAGCGTCCGCCGGTGCGCACCACCGACGACTATCTGCGCGAGCGAGCGGAACGGGGCGAGGATCCGCTGGGGTAGCGCTCGCCCGTCATGCTCGCCCTTGTGGCGAGCATCCACGTCTTGGACACCACGCTCGATCAGTGAAGCGAAGACGTGGATGGTCGGGACAAGCCCGACCATGACGGCAGGGCTCGCCTTTCAGCGCGTCACCTTCTCCAGCCAGTCGACCAGGGCCTGTCGGTCTTCGGCCGAGCCGATCGTCTGCTCCGGCATCTTGGTGCCGGGCGTGTAGGCGTTCGGGCCGATCTCGAACAGCTTCGCCACGCTGTCCTTGCTCCAGACGATGTCCATGCCCTTGAGCGCCTCGGAATAGGCGTAACCGGGCGCGGTTGCGATGCGGCGACCGAAGATGCCGTGCAGGGTCGGGCCGGCCCGATTGCCGTCCGCTGGCGTCAACGTGTGACAAGCCGCGCAGGCACGGAACACCTGGGCGCCCCGCTCCCCCTGGAAGGCGGCAAGCGCATCCTCGCCGGCACGCGGCACCACCGCCCCGACATGCTCGCCGGTGACGGCGTTCCAGCGCCGGACCAGCCGGTCGGCGCCGCCGGAAAGCAATTGCCTGCCGTCCGGCAGGAAGGCGAGCGACCAGACCGGCAGGCCCGGTCCGACCAGCGTGGCGCGGATAGTGCGCGTTCTGCGGTCGATCAGCGCGACCTGGCCACGCAAGCCGCCGGCAGCAATCGTCGCGCCATCGGGGGAGATGGCGAGCGCAATCAAGGGCGTCTCGCCGACCGCGATCTCGGCACGCTGGGCTCCATCTTGCCCGAACAGGCGAAGGCGGCCGTCGGCGGCGGCTACCGCGATCTCGCCATCGGGCGCGGCGACGACGCCGTTGAGCGGCGCCGGCGTCGTGACGATCAGCGGCGCGCCGCCATCGGCGGGCCAGAGCCGCAAGGTCGCGTCATAACCTGACGAGACGACCATGCCGCCCGGAGCGAAGGCGACGCCATTGACCGGCCCCTGATGGCCTTCGAGCACGCGCGCAGAACCATCGGCGAGCGCGGTAACCCGAACCGTCCCGTCCCAGGAGGCGGAAGCGAGATACTGCCCTTCCGGTGAGACCGCCAGCGCCGCGACCGGTCCCTTATGCCCGTCGATGACCTTGGCCGGCTCGGGCGCATCGCCGCGCCAGAGCGCGATCCTGCCATCCTCGCCGCCGGTGGCGAAGCCGACGCCGTTGACGGACACCGCTGCATTGACCGCCCCCTGATGGAAGCGCAGCACCTTGATCGCGCTGCCGCGGGAGAGATCCCAGAGGATCGCCGACTGGTCGAA is drawn from Bosea sp. Tri-49 and contains these coding sequences:
- a CDS encoding c-type cytochrome; protein product: MALFALFIAAFPASAQELRGHGGPVRAAAVSADGAVALTGSFDQSAILWDLSRGSAIKVLRFHQGAVNAAVSVNGVGFATGGEDGRIALWRGDAPEPAKVIDGHKGPVAALAVSPEGQYLASASWDGTVRVTALADGSARVLEGHQGPVNGVAFAPGGMVVSSGYDATLRLWPADGGAPLIVTTPAPLNGVVAAPDGEIAVAAADGRLRLFGQDGAQRAEIAVGETPLIALAISPDGATIAAGGLRGQVALIDRRTRTIRATLVGPGLPVWSLAFLPDGRQLLSGGADRLVRRWNAVTGEHVGAVVPRAGEDALAAFQGERGAQVFRACAACHTLTPADGNRAGPTLHGIFGRRIATAPGYAYSEALKGMDIVWSKDSVAKLFEIGPNAYTPGTKMPEQTIGSAEDRQALVDWLEKVTR
- a CDS encoding DUF3305 domain-containing protein codes for the protein MQQHHEVGVVVERRKLDSPWADHVWAPIAVLPEPPPLAPWSRLAGDDKREQFYLGSAVLTLHSVDTAHFRENFATGQARLWVAVRPTGIEPALELVGVTADPSEGEVFLENVDDIVEAVPMPAAIAEAVLAFFEAHHVEREFIKRKRTEHDPRKGGLRPRPGIERGED
- a CDS encoding DUF3306 domain-containing protein — encoded protein: MSRPDDEDREEGFLGRWARRKKEAQQPAPPAAEPTPITTEPVSETAAPAPEPEMVEPPSLDLIDKDFDLAHWLKQNVPEEWKLKALRRAWESDPMISSYLDPARDYALDWNTPGGAPGYGPLSESDNVEEMLSSIFGKPPEPAAEQGEAVRNDVAVVQPSSNDEIRSDSAAPQQGLASTADDLQPVRLSDGGVSRKSAENAAETGGSSGGNSVAVQKTPEIPPSQQRARRRGGGATPL
- a CDS encoding formate dehydrogenase, which codes for MSQKNKDAGLDRRNFFKALGAGATAAVAPVAVTPAAAVDPGKEETKARYRESEHVKDFYRVNRY
- a CDS encoding 4Fe-4S binding protein, whose amino-acid sequence is MTDVARTLMVCSCEDTMPLDGAALRRGCSGAEISEHRHLCRSQVERFRAMLGQSDAITVACTQEAPLFEEIAADLDYAGDLLFTNIREAAGWSNEAKAAGPKMAALLAAASEPLPPASFTTLTSKGVALIYGRDEVAIALAHRLAEHLDVTVLLSRPGEIAPPRTDEFPVLKGTIAQANGWLGAFELTVNDYAAPSPSSRGKLVFEAPRNGAISQCDVVIDISGGTPLFPAGDLRAGYLRADPRDAAAVERLAFQASGLVGEFDKPAYVALNEGLCAHARSQKTGCTRCLELCPTGAITPAGDHVAISAEICAGCGACAAVCPTGAVTYTLPPADALLRKLRTLLVTYAEAGGREPVVLLHDGDHGEPLIEALARHGAGLPARVLPLRVNEITQIGLETFAAALAFGAAAIRVLGRDKPKHDISGLTRNLDYANALAGALGYGEARATLIETDDPDQLAAALTRVAPGTSAAQPARFRPMGAGRPLLRQVIGEMHAVAPAPAAAIPMPPLAPFGTIYVDTDGCTLCLACVSACPVSALGDNPERPTLTFQEDLCVQCGLCAATCPEKVITLEPRIDFDAWKGGRRIVKQEEPFHCIACAKPFGVRSTIEKIAAKLENKHWMFAGEGAKRASILRMCEDCRVEAVVNESFDPHLSPQRPPVRTTDDYLRERAERGEDPLG
- a CDS encoding DUF6505 family protein; translation: MSALKLPRAIRLDPSDGFVFRKAAEPGEWLVSGSFLFTPESVSELDTKGRVAFRSGFLGIDSFGWSTLAVVTDVTVEEREEAVAQLATQLVDKLGAPDLDTARAAAEEEIAFAASLCDHPAQTLLALHRTLEEGEIRERFRTLMPRGDMPKDVFRAFEFVETDGEDEPQEQVDLMQLMKGAPR
- a CDS encoding biotin/lipoate--protein ligase family protein, giving the protein MAAGPIRQDDLRREPVLPPGFSLVTLRESGDAFAHAQAIAGEAGAATLVWVRRFDIVEFAVVLEPDAILAEARLAHYLAMNALADALSVYSPPKRPLLFRWPDALTYDLGLIGGGRLGWPAECPENQVPDWLVFGAMVRATTMSPFELGQTGVGMAEEGFEEVDAVDLIEAFCRHLMLGVSYWQEEGAKAAARRWLDRLEKVVGVRHGIEPNGDLIATSQFGIERRSLTEALAKVDWLDRDSGAPKL
- a CDS encoding DUF6352 family protein, coding for MTHFWASSGHLLLDREEGGGLVVTDDFLKAYLARPEVLPPEEACAAERALHARLMAEPQAEVAEREIAAIADADARENWRFLLGWRERLLVAPTLQAAYAGIIRGGVTGIPPVFLDQLVHVILRAALDEESDPFVVRAAECLFRPQRATLHENTILLADAEMIEGHETDRHASPLLAMLGGPAVTSLDILKKADADRYWQRSDAFDMVLDLGGKPSGRAALGKAIAHWIGQVHGFSVEIEAVENVLDANWRWFVGLDAQATAIGNALWKGETLDEDKASRLIALYRLTLPPEVPVLPAAKGAPIYLMLAMDGDRIVRMKPQNLVAGLPLAVHEMAN
- a CDS encoding Cro/CI family transcriptional regulator translates to MRDQALERAIGAAGGVRALARAVGVSQPAISSWKRVPADRVLSVETLTGISRSELRPDLYPHEPIVSPAAAEIDEIDAARADEFELIGALLWRAPTIETLTALQGLRGDASPLGMAHLALAEAAAEASPEQVRDEFFQLFIGVGRGELLPYASYYLTGFLHERPLALVREDMGKLGLARAERVGEPEDHVAVLMDIQAKLIRGEVSGEGVDEASFFARHIRPWADRFFADLETTPAARFYRAVGRVGSLYLSIETQAASLPA